The following coding sequences are from one Veillonellaceae bacterium window:
- a CDS encoding TIGR03905 family TSCPD domain-containing protein, protein MHKFITSGVCAKEITFDIDNGVIKKVSFSSGCSGNLQGISRLVEGMPIQEVIKRLKGISCGGKDT, encoded by the coding sequence ATGCATAAATTTATTACCTCGGGCGTATGCGCCAAGGAAATTACTTTTGATATTGACAATGGAGTAATAAAAAAGGTGTCATTCTCCTCGGGCTGTTCCGGCAACCTTCAAGGCATCAGCCGCCTGGTCGAAGGAATGCCGATTCAGGAGGTTATAAAGCGCTTAAAAGGAATCTCCTGCGGCGGTAAAGATAC